One part of the Octopus sinensis unplaced genomic scaffold, ASM634580v1 Contig16904, whole genome shotgun sequence genome encodes these proteins:
- the LOC115230955 gene encoding uncharacterized protein LOC115230955 isoform X1, producing the protein MALNKCRRFLPCILLIFIAVIIIGNQLYWQPTFIPKEWLHSMSVKIKNKVILWKQPDLSKIRAVIHYPKKFSTNEDEKLLQVYPIGLNSVEMEMFLRTVSLFSRALSSANITHLVYGGTAIGSRRHHGFIPWDDDIDVWINKTEKKKSKEILSSIPNFGLYSPNNFQWKFFYKNLKTLKWKQFRWPYIDIFYFEENATHIWDELPPHRTRYYKKSIIFPLHDRKFQSIKLPTPCAIDKFVGEPALKNCLSSSFSHRMERFVPAKFHLKVPCSKLYHLHPFVFRTKHNETHYKEELKQNETLIHKIFVPTNLCTT; encoded by the coding sequence ATGGCTCTAAATAAATGTCGTCGTTTTTTACCATGCATACTGTTGATATTTATAGCCGTAATTATAATCGGCAACCAATTATATTGGCAACCAACCTTTATTCCTAAAGAATGGTTGCATAGCATGTCAGTTAAAATCAAGAATAAAGTAATACTTTGGAAGCAACCCGATCTCAGTAAGATTCGTGCCGTCATACATTACCCGAAAAAGTTTTCCACCAATGAAGATGAAAAGCTACTTCAAGTTTATCCGATAGGCTTAAATTCAGTGGAAATGGAAATGTTTTTACGAACGGTTTCACTATTTTCAAGAGCGCTTTCAAGTGCCAATATCACACATCTGGTATACGGTGGTACAGCTATTGGGTCTAGACGGCATCATGGTTTTATACCATGGGATGATGATATTGACGTCTggataaacaaaacagaaaagaaaaaatctaaaGAGATATTAAGTTCAATACCTAATTTCGGTCTTTATTCTCCGAATAATTTTCAgtggaaatttttttataaaaatctaAAGACTTTAAAATGGAAACAGTTCAGATggccttatatagatatattttactttGAAGAAAACGCAACTCATATCTGGGACGAACTGCCCCCACATCGTACGCGGTATTATAAGAAGTCTATAATATTCCCACTTCATGACAGGAAGTTTCAGTCAATCAAATTACCTACCCCCTGTGCGATAGATAAATTTGTTGGAGAACCCGCATTAAAGAATTGCCTGTCTTCGTCATTTAGTCATAGAATGGAACGGTTTGTACCTGCTAAATTTCATTTGAAGGTACCCTGCAGTAAACTGTATCATCTACATCCCTTTGTGTTTCGAACAAAGCACAACGAAACACATTATAAAGAGGAATTAAAGCAGAATGAGACACTCATACACAAGATATTTGTACCAACTAACTTATGCACTACATGA
- the LOC115230955 gene encoding uncharacterized protein LOC115230955 isoform X2 — protein MALNKCRRFLPCILLIFIAVIIILFPYRQPTFIPKEWLYSMSVKIKNKVILWKQPDLSKIRAGIHYPKRFSTNKDEKLFQIYRTDLNSVEMEMFLRTVSLFSRALSSANITHMVYGGTAIGSRRHHGFIPWDDDIDVWINKTEKKKSKGILSSIPKFGLYSPNNFQWKFFYKNLKTLKQKPFRWPYIDIFYFEENATHIWDELPPHRTRYHKKSIIFPLYDRKFQSIKLPTPCAIDKFVGESAIKNCQSSSYSHRMEGSVPAKFHMKVLCSKLYHLHPFVFRTKHNETHYKEELKQNETLIHKIFVPTNLCAT, from the coding sequence ATGGCTCTAAATAAATGTCGTCGTTTTTTACCATGCATACTGTTGATATTTATAGCCGTTATTATAATACTATTCCCTTATCGGCAACCAACATTTATTCCTAAAGAATGGTTGTATAGTATGTCAGTTAAAATCAAGAATAAAGTAATACTTTGGAAGCAACCAGATCTCAGTAAGATTCGTGCTGGCATACATTACCCGAAAAGGTTTTCCACCAATAAAGATGAAAAGCTATTTCAAATTTATCGGACAGACTTAAATTCAGTGGAAATGGAAATGTTTTTACGAACAGTTTCACTATTTTCAAGAGCGCTTTCAAGTGCCAATATCACACATATGGTATACGGTGGTACAGCTATTGGGTCTAGACGGCATCATGGTTTTATACCATGGGATGATGATATTGACGTCTggataaacaaaacagaaaagaaaaaatctaaaGGGATATTAAGTTCAATACCTAAATTCGGTCTTTATTCTCCGAATAATTTTCAgtggaaatttttttataaaaatttaaagacTTTAAAACAGAAACCATTCAGATggccttatatagatatattttactttGAAGAAAACGCAACTCATATCTGGGACGAACTGCCTCCACATCGTACGCGGTATCATAAAAAGTCTATAATATTCCCACTTTATGACAGGAAGTTTCAGTCAATCAAATTACCTACCCCCTGTGCGATAGATAAATTTGTTGGTGAATCCGCAATAAAGAATTGCCAGTCTTCGTCATATAGTCATAGAATGGAAGGGTCTGTACCTGCTAAATTTCATATGAAGGTACTCTGCAGTAAACTGTATCATCTACATCCCTTTGTGTTTCGAACAAAGCACAACGAAACACATTATAAAGAGGAATTAAAGCAGAATGAGACACTCATACACAAGATATTTGTACCAACTAACTTATGCGCTACATGa